A region of Shewanella psychromarinicola DNA encodes the following proteins:
- the torR gene encoding two-component system response regulator TorR has translation MAHTGLTNTVLVVDDEAVIRARLKGYFEREGYRVLEAGDGEQMWQQFANQHVDLVMLDINLPGTDGLSLARELRSRSDVGIILVTGRDETIDKIVGLEMGADDYVTKPFELRELLVRVKNLLWRISLVKKAQQDVVDQFEKCDDIIAFDQYILELNSRKLSYGDEVIKLTKAEFELLTVFALHPQQVLSRERLMQQTSHRNEEVNDRTIDVIIRRLRNKLQADLFVTVHGEGYLFATKVKD, from the coding sequence ATGGCACATACTGGTTTAACAAATACAGTACTCGTAGTTGACGATGAAGCGGTGATCCGCGCTCGATTAAAAGGCTATTTTGAGCGCGAAGGTTATCGTGTGCTTGAAGCTGGAGACGGCGAACAGATGTGGCAACAGTTTGCAAATCAACATGTCGATTTGGTGATGTTAGATATTAATTTACCCGGTACAGATGGTTTAAGCTTGGCACGCGAACTGAGAAGCCGTTCGGACGTGGGCATTATTTTAGTCACGGGTCGTGATGAAACTATTGATAAAATCGTTGGTCTTGAGATGGGCGCTGATGATTATGTGACTAAGCCATTTGAATTAAGAGAATTATTAGTAAGAGTTAAAAATTTGCTGTGGCGAATTTCGTTAGTCAAAAAAGCACAGCAAGACGTTGTAGACCAATTTGAAAAATGTGACGATATCATTGCCTTCGATCAATATATTCTTGAATTAAATAGTCGAAAACTGAGTTATGGTGACGAGGTGATTAAGCTGACTAAAGCTGAGTTCGAATTACTTACCGTCTTTGCATTGCATCCACAGCAAGTACTATCTCGTGAGCGATTAATGCAGCAAACAAGCCATCGTAATGAAGAGGTAAATGATAGAACCATAGATGTCATTATTCGCCGTTTACGAAACAAGCTACAGGCAGACCTGTTTGTGACAGTTCACGGAGAAGGTTATTTGTTTGCGACTAAGGTTAAAGATTAG
- a CDS encoding TorF family putative porin has product MNIRTTQLAQSILLVSLILSANAFAHAATDQDVLGGTINGKLTFASDYVFRGESETMDGEVPVVQGTLSWGNELGWYAGMFASNVKFSDPNLEIVTAPYIGKAGKFGDSTISYDVMVFSYLYPGASYSNYTELWIKVGKQFGHANVQLEVTPTIDDWFGVDGWQGVNYAVHPSYAFDNGVNFSASIGYQGLEGEGAEGWGHWNLGVSKAYAGINFDVRYHGSTMDSDHKVYGTQTKIFDDRVVVGISKSF; this is encoded by the coding sequence ATGAATATCAGAACAACTCAATTAGCTCAGTCAATTTTATTAGTTAGCTTAATCCTATCGGCAAACGCCTTTGCTCATGCCGCAACTGATCAGGATGTCCTTGGTGGCACTATTAACGGTAAATTAACCTTTGCTTCTGATTATGTTTTTCGAGGTGAATCTGAAACCATGGATGGCGAAGTACCGGTGGTACAAGGTACGCTCAGTTGGGGCAATGAGCTTGGTTGGTATGCCGGCATGTTTGCTTCAAATGTTAAATTTTCCGACCCTAATTTAGAAATTGTCACCGCACCTTATATTGGTAAAGCGGGTAAATTTGGCGATAGCACTATCAGTTACGACGTCATGGTTTTCTCTTATCTTTATCCTGGCGCTTCATACTCTAATTATACAGAATTATGGATTAAGGTTGGCAAGCAATTCGGGCACGCTAATGTTCAACTAGAAGTAACTCCAACCATCGATGACTGGTTTGGTGTTGATGGTTGGCAAGGTGTTAACTATGCGGTTCATCCAAGCTACGCATTTGATAATGGTGTAAATTTTTCAGCCAGCATCGGTTATCAAGGTTTAGAGGGCGAAGGTGCAGAAGGCTGGGGACACTGGAACTTGGGTGTGAGTAAAGCTTATGCCGGCATCAATTTCGATGTTCGTTATCATGGCAGTACCATGGATAGCGATCATAAAGTGTATGGCACTCAAACAAAGATTTTTGATGACCGAGTGGTTGTTGGCATCAGCAAAAGTTTTTAA
- a CDS encoding YjjI family glycine radical enzyme — protein sequence MALQDNIVQIVSHPQLSPKQKSNNLALEAENSLPYVAVSEQVNNAMTDGIICDMFEGHAPFKPRYVLPDYAKYLQQGSEYLELAPAEDFDDALNALTILYHHVPSVTNIPVYLGQLDGLLMPFTLGLDNDAIYRKLKRFWILLDRTLPDAFMHVNIGPTDNIICRTILRIDAELQQIAPNLTFMYDPAVTPDDLLLLATTNICQCSKPHIANYPLHAETFDERGFGIVSCYNALPLAGGANTLVRLNLKQVAIKATSIADFFEQTLTHYCQLTYELIEARSAFLHQQSHFFDSFLVKEQLIDESRFAPMFGIYGMAEAVNILQALPTRGLADVGSTNSVNQSGNGYGHELEANELGLRISAALDKIVKSTPVTYGYKGRALLHSQSGISLDKGVTPGVRIPYGTEPDPISHIQALAKHHQYYTAGISDILTIDETVKSNPQAMFQLCKGALSSGFREFTANVANNDLVRVTGYMVKRSDIETFKQCGSRTNTTGLAAEAATNTGILQRQARVIAHEQSPLVYE from the coding sequence ATGGCATTACAAGATAATATTGTTCAAATAGTCAGCCACCCTCAACTTTCTCCTAAGCAAAAATCGAATAATTTGGCATTAGAAGCTGAAAACAGCCTGCCTTATGTGGCGGTATCTGAGCAGGTTAATAATGCGATGACGGACGGCATTATCTGCGATATGTTTGAAGGCCATGCGCCGTTTAAGCCGCGTTATGTGTTACCCGATTATGCTAAATACCTTCAGCAAGGCTCCGAGTATTTGGAATTAGCGCCAGCTGAAGATTTTGATGATGCATTGAATGCGTTAACTATCCTTTATCACCATGTGCCGTCGGTGACCAATATCCCGGTGTACTTAGGCCAATTGGATGGGTTATTAATGCCTTTTACCCTAGGGCTTGATAATGATGCAATCTATCGCAAACTAAAACGCTTTTGGATTTTACTTGATAGAACCTTACCCGATGCGTTTATGCATGTGAATATAGGTCCGACCGATAATATTATTTGTCGGACCATATTGCGAATTGATGCCGAGTTACAGCAAATTGCACCTAATTTAACCTTTATGTACGACCCAGCCGTCACCCCAGATGATTTATTACTGCTCGCCACCACCAATATTTGTCAGTGCAGTAAACCTCACATTGCTAATTACCCATTACATGCCGAAACGTTCGATGAGCGGGGTTTTGGGATTGTCAGTTGCTATAACGCTTTACCATTAGCTGGCGGCGCCAATACCTTAGTACGACTTAACCTTAAGCAAGTTGCCATCAAAGCCACCAGCATTGCTGATTTTTTTGAGCAAACGTTAACTCATTATTGTCAGCTCACGTATGAGCTTATTGAAGCGCGTTCGGCCTTTTTACATCAACAATCACATTTTTTTGATAGTTTTTTAGTTAAAGAACAGCTCATTGATGAGTCACGGTTTGCACCAATGTTTGGGATTTATGGTATGGCTGAAGCGGTCAATATTTTACAAGCCTTGCCCACGCGTGGTTTAGCCGACGTAGGATCCACAAACAGTGTTAATCAATCCGGTAACGGTTATGGACACGAGCTTGAAGCAAATGAACTCGGACTGAGGATCTCTGCCGCATTAGATAAAATTGTCAAATCGACGCCGGTGACCTATGGCTACAAAGGCCGAGCATTATTACATTCTCAAAGCGGTATTAGTCTGGATAAAGGCGTAACCCCAGGGGTTCGTATTCCCTATGGTACAGAGCCCGATCCCATTAGCCATATTCAAGCATTAGCGAAACATCATCAGTATTATACCGCTGGGATTAGCGATATTCTCACCATAGATGAAACTGTAAAATCTAATCCTCAAGCTATGTTCCAACTCTGTAAAGGCGCTCTTAGCTCAGGTTTTAGAGAGTTTACCGCCAATGTTGCTAATAATGATTTAGTCCGCGTGACTGGCTATATGGTAAAACGTTCAGACATTGAGACGTTTAAGCAATGTGGCTCGCGTACCAACACCACGGGCTTAGCCGCCGAGGCTGCTACCAATACAGGGATATTACAGCGCCAAGCTCGGGTGATTGCTCACGAACAGTCGCCTCTTGTTTATGAGTAA
- a CDS encoding YjjW family glycine radical enzyme activase gives MSKHAIVSQILPFSCVDGPGSRLVIFLQGCNYQCKNCHNPHTISLCDACGDCVEHCPEQALTLMASQDALSYDIALQGAVVKEKSHIVWNSSLCSQCDTCLAVCPKKSTPKTSNYTIEQMLEVISSQRHFIDGITVSGGEASLQLPFVIELFKAIKSSEHLSHLNCMIDTNGSLPPTGWHKLLPFLDGAMVDLKAWQQDTHHYITGRDNHPVFKSIELLAQHHKLYEVRLLHIPGITDYDVEINALATYLQQLPSDTRVKLNAFHHHGVGQVASTWPQCTQADIEALASQLTQRGVSNIALPALYI, from the coding sequence ATGAGTAAACACGCCATTGTAAGCCAAATATTGCCGTTTTCATGTGTCGATGGGCCTGGCAGTAGATTGGTAATTTTCCTGCAAGGCTGCAATTATCAATGCAAAAACTGCCATAATCCTCACACGATAAGCTTGTGTGATGCTTGTGGCGATTGTGTTGAACATTGCCCTGAGCAAGCACTGACACTCATGGCGTCACAAGACGCTCTTTCATATGACATAGCGTTGCAAGGTGCTGTGGTAAAGGAGAAGTCGCATATAGTGTGGAACAGCTCGCTGTGCAGTCAATGTGATACATGTCTTGCGGTATGCCCTAAAAAGTCAACGCCCAAAACGTCCAATTATACCATTGAGCAAATGCTTGAGGTCATTAGCAGTCAACGGCATTTTATTGATGGTATTACGGTCAGCGGCGGTGAAGCCAGCCTGCAATTACCTTTTGTCATTGAGCTGTTTAAGGCGATTAAGTCATCTGAGCACTTATCACATCTTAATTGCATGATCGACACCAATGGCAGTTTACCTCCAACGGGTTGGCATAAGTTGCTGCCTTTTTTAGATGGCGCTATGGTTGATTTAAAAGCATGGCAACAAGATACCCACCATTACATCACCGGCCGTGATAATCATCCGGTATTTAAATCCATTGAGTTACTTGCTCAGCATCATAAGCTTTATGAAGTGAGACTGTTACACATTCCTGGGATCACAGATTATGATGTGGAGATTAACGCCCTAGCGACATATTTACAGCAGCTACCCAGCGATACCCGAGTTAAGTTAAATGCGTTTCACCATCACGGTGTCGGACAAGTTGCTTCGACATGGCCGCAATGCACCCAAGCCGATATCGAAGCCTTAGCGTCTCAACTTACCCAGCGAGGCGTAAGCAATATCGCCTTGCCGGCCTTGTACATTTAA
- a CDS encoding LysR family transcriptional regulator, translating into MDLAKLSRISMKHLITLHVMLDTLSVTASAERLCLSPSSVSKTLSQLRESLNDELFYRHGNSLIATPLARRLGPSVQQMINDINHIMSQDVFSPADYQGRFSLAMRESTFELLAAKISAHILNLAPNIHLDIYSKDNIGFDGLLKGSLDFIILPHDLSQPTNIDEDLKWETLINDEMVCLMNSSHPLALQQDISLDDYLHFSHIGITDTDLSTPYFDILLAQQSKKRAVPISVADFGSAALMCHHSELLFTCSRRWASMAKQAQGLIIKTLPIDYGKVAYSLVWHRQSMNDPAHRWLYEQILLCSR; encoded by the coding sequence ATGGATTTGGCTAAACTTTCCCGTATCAGCATGAAACATTTAATCACTTTACATGTGATGCTTGATACCCTCAGTGTAACCGCCAGTGCAGAACGGTTATGCTTAAGCCCATCGTCGGTCAGTAAAACCTTGAGTCAGTTAAGAGAAAGCCTTAATGATGAATTATTCTATCGACATGGCAACTCACTTATCGCCACCCCCTTAGCGCGAAGGTTAGGCCCAAGCGTGCAGCAAATGATCAATGATATAAACCATATCATGAGCCAAGATGTGTTTAGTCCTGCCGATTATCAGGGGCGATTTTCACTCGCCATGCGAGAAAGCACCTTTGAACTGCTGGCCGCCAAAATAAGCGCTCATATTCTCAATTTGGCGCCCAATATCCATTTAGATATTTACAGTAAAGACAATATTGGTTTTGACGGGCTACTAAAGGGATCGTTAGATTTTATCATTTTACCCCATGATCTAAGTCAACCGACTAATATAGACGAAGACTTAAAATGGGAAACCTTGATAAATGATGAGATGGTTTGCTTAATGAATTCATCACACCCATTGGCTTTGCAGCAAGACATCAGCCTCGATGACTATTTGCATTTTAGTCACATCGGCATCACAGATACCGACCTAAGCACGCCGTATTTTGATATTTTGCTGGCTCAGCAATCCAAAAAGCGCGCCGTACCCATTTCGGTGGCAGACTTTGGCAGTGCAGCGCTAATGTGCCATCACAGTGAACTGCTATTTACGTGCTCGCGCCGCTGGGCGTCAATGGCCAAACAAGCCCAAGGATTGATCATTAAAACATTACCCATAGATTACGGCAAAGTGGCTTATAGTCTTGTTTGGCATCGCCAGAGTATGAACGACCCTGCGCACCGCTGGTTGTATGAGCAAATATTGCTGTGCAGTCGCTAA
- the nrfD gene encoding NrfD/PsrC family molybdoenzyme membrane anchor subunit: MNNTWGDMAQYDPVTWNWVIAVYLFMAGLSAGSVLIGIGMRWYSRDKQTESPILKAAALIGPVAISLGLACLVFDLTKPFHFWLILVNYNFQSVMAIGVAALLAYSPLGIAYALIVLKDDLPKWKLGFLSGIADLLMPFRKIIEVLLFILAIGVGAYTGFLISAMNAYPMLNTAVLPALFLVSGLSAGAAANLVVALLMFNTDTHSPEVAKMHRIELPVIIAEMMFLVMLFSALYFTGGSAATALASLNTGIWASVFWIGVVGIGFAIPLLAMLLPSSARHSKALMLTVACCSLTGVLALRHFIVYAGQSYIS; encoded by the coding sequence ATGAATAATACATGGGGCGATATGGCGCAATATGATCCGGTGACATGGAACTGGGTTATCGCAGTCTACTTATTTATGGCCGGTTTATCAGCAGGTAGCGTACTCATTGGTATTGGTATGCGTTGGTACAGCCGTGATAAGCAAACTGAAAGTCCAATATTAAAAGCTGCAGCGCTAATTGGACCGGTGGCAATCAGTTTAGGTTTAGCTTGCTTGGTGTTTGATTTAACTAAACCGTTTCATTTCTGGCTGATATTAGTTAATTATAACTTCCAGTCTGTTATGGCAATAGGTGTTGCAGCGTTATTGGCATATTCACCACTGGGTATCGCCTATGCGCTAATCGTGCTTAAGGATGATTTACCTAAGTGGAAGCTGGGTTTCTTATCCGGCATTGCCGATTTGCTAATGCCGTTCCGTAAGATTATTGAAGTCTTGCTATTCATCCTTGCTATTGGGGTTGGCGCATATACTGGCTTTTTAATCTCGGCGATGAATGCTTATCCAATGCTCAACACTGCGGTATTACCTGCACTATTTTTAGTGTCGGGATTATCAGCAGGAGCAGCTGCTAACCTTGTGGTGGCGTTATTGATGTTTAACACCGATACCCATAGCCCTGAAGTTGCCAAAATGCACCGCATTGAGTTACCGGTTATCATTGCTGAAATGATGTTTCTAGTGATGCTGTTTAGCGCACTCTATTTCACTGGCGGTTCAGCCGCTACTGCGTTAGCATCGTTAAATACCGGTATTTGGGCAAGCGTGTTTTGGATTGGGGTGGTTGGAATTGGCTTCGCTATTCCATTATTGGCAATGCTATTACCTTCGAGCGCTCGCCACAGTAAAGCCTTAATGTTGACCGTGGCATGTTGTAGTTTGACCGGGGTGTTAGCCCTTCGTCACTTCATTGTCTATGCTGGTCAAAGCTATATTAGTTAG
- a CDS encoding 4Fe-4S dicluster domain-containing protein, producing the protein MNKRYVMVHDENKCIGCQACNIACRSENNVPEGVTRLQVRVEGPFGEAPHLHFKYNRVSCQQCENAPCVSVCPTGAAYIDENGLVSIHNDKCVGCQYCVAACPYKVRFINPITKAADKCNFCKDTRLARGEQPACVTACPTDALYFGDANDSQSEVALLLNTKITYQEKTHLGTKPRVYRIPTKRGGIES; encoded by the coding sequence ATGAATAAACGATATGTCATGGTGCATGATGAAAACAAATGCATCGGCTGCCAAGCTTGTAATATAGCTTGTCGAAGTGAAAACAACGTACCCGAGGGTGTCACACGCTTGCAGGTTAGGGTGGAAGGGCCTTTTGGTGAAGCTCCTCATCTACATTTTAAATATAATCGCGTGTCCTGCCAGCAATGTGAAAATGCACCGTGTGTAAGTGTTTGCCCAACAGGAGCGGCTTATATTGATGAAAATGGATTAGTGTCAATTCATAATGATAAGTGCGTCGGTTGTCAGTATTGCGTGGCGGCATGTCCCTATAAAGTCCGCTTTATCAATCCAATCACCAAGGCTGCAGACAAGTGTAACTTCTGTAAAGACACTCGCCTAGCCAGAGGTGAGCAACCCGCCTGCGTCACAGCATGTCCAACAGATGCGTTGTATTTTGGTGATGCTAACGATAGTCAAAGTGAGGTTGCACTATTACTTAATACTAAAATAACCTATCAAGAAAAAACTCACTTAGGCACTAAGCCTCGTGTGTATCGTATTCCAACTAAACGAGGAGGGATTGAGTCATGA
- the phsA gene encoding thiosulfate reductase PhsA — MIELNRRHFLKGAGVSGASCALASILPGSLAALEKQPLKGVSSEVASICEMCSTRCPIKARIVDGKNVFITGNKEAKSFGGKVCARGGAGHSLLYDPQRIVNPLKRVGERGAGEWIEISWADAYKEIATKMNQIKQQYGAETIAFSSKSGSLSGHIFHLAEAFGSPNTFTHASTCPGSYVVAAKAIFGTKMKRDLSNSKYIINFGHNLYEGINMSETRGMMQAQMDKGAKLVVFEPRFSIVADKADEWHAIRPGTDVSVALALCHVLIYDNLYDRDFIEKFVVGFDEFAAEVEQYTPEWAETISDVSASAIRRIAHEYASHAPHAVVDFGHRATFTPEEFDMRRALYAANILIGNIERKGGLYMGKKAPGYNKFAGENIAPVLAKPGVEGMPKSSAIRIDQVEKQYAMMWSSGGIYQTILDATLEAKPYQLKAWVMSRTNPMQTLTDRAKVEQTLKALDLVVSCDLYISETAAYADYILPESTYLERDEEIQDKSGKNPAYYVRQRVVETIGNTRPSWQIFKELGQSLGLDKFYPWENMQTLQLMQLNRDHSLLENIKKMGYVSYGKPLMLREPEMVAAFVKAFPNARSVDEDGCYATAMKFKTPSGKIELTSQKIEDMAPGRGVIKHRNVQLKQADEFYFIQGKVAVHTNGATHNVPMLANLMSNNAVWIHPVTAGRLNIHSGDAIQLISSVGSEEGTALVTPGIRQDTVFAYMGFGSKNKELVRATGKGIHCGNLLPNVIAPICGMNLHTTGVKLVKI; from the coding sequence ATGATTGAGTTAAATCGGCGTCATTTTTTGAAGGGAGCTGGGGTTAGTGGTGCATCTTGTGCGCTAGCAAGTATTCTTCCTGGTTCACTGGCAGCATTAGAAAAACAACCTCTCAAAGGTGTTTCCTCTGAAGTGGCCAGTATTTGTGAGATGTGTTCCACTCGGTGCCCTATAAAAGCGCGCATAGTTGATGGGAAAAATGTCTTTATTACCGGCAATAAAGAAGCCAAATCATTTGGCGGCAAGGTCTGTGCCAGAGGTGGCGCAGGTCATAGTTTACTTTACGATCCACAGCGGATTGTTAATCCATTGAAGCGTGTTGGTGAACGTGGCGCGGGTGAATGGATTGAGATTTCTTGGGCTGATGCTTATAAAGAAATTGCAACCAAAATGAACCAAATTAAACAACAATATGGTGCAGAAACCATTGCGTTCTCATCTAAGTCTGGTTCGCTTTCTGGTCATATATTTCATCTGGCTGAAGCATTCGGTTCGCCAAACACATTTACCCATGCTTCAACCTGTCCAGGAAGTTATGTGGTGGCCGCTAAGGCGATATTTGGCACCAAAATGAAGCGCGATTTGAGTAATTCTAAATACATTATTAACTTTGGTCATAACCTTTATGAAGGCATCAATATGTCTGAAACCAGAGGAATGATGCAAGCGCAAATGGATAAAGGCGCTAAATTAGTCGTATTCGAACCACGTTTTTCCATTGTGGCCGACAAAGCAGATGAATGGCATGCGATACGTCCTGGTACTGATGTGTCAGTTGCTCTGGCGCTATGTCATGTTTTAATTTATGACAACTTATACGACCGTGATTTTATCGAAAAGTTTGTAGTGGGTTTTGATGAGTTCGCTGCAGAGGTCGAGCAATACACGCCAGAGTGGGCCGAAACTATTTCAGATGTTTCTGCTAGTGCCATTCGCCGTATCGCTCACGAATATGCTAGCCATGCGCCACATGCGGTTGTCGACTTTGGTCATCGCGCTACTTTTACCCCTGAAGAATTCGATATGCGCCGTGCGTTATATGCTGCCAATATATTAATTGGCAACATTGAACGTAAAGGTGGTTTGTACATGGGTAAAAAAGCACCCGGCTACAATAAATTTGCCGGTGAAAATATCGCCCCAGTATTAGCTAAACCGGGTGTTGAAGGTATGCCTAAATCTTCAGCAATTCGTATTGACCAGGTTGAAAAGCAATACGCAATGATGTGGTCTTCAGGGGGGATTTATCAAACCATATTGGATGCAACGTTAGAAGCAAAACCCTATCAACTAAAAGCATGGGTGATGAGCCGCACTAACCCTATGCAGACTCTTACAGACAGGGCCAAAGTAGAGCAAACGCTTAAAGCGTTAGATTTAGTGGTGTCGTGCGATCTTTATATCAGCGAAACCGCAGCCTATGCAGACTATATTTTGCCTGAGTCAACCTACCTTGAACGAGATGAAGAAATACAAGATAAATCAGGCAAAAATCCTGCTTATTATGTGCGCCAACGTGTTGTTGAAACTATTGGGAATACACGCCCAAGCTGGCAAATATTCAAAGAGTTAGGCCAGTCTTTGGGACTTGATAAATTTTATCCTTGGGAAAATATGCAAACGTTGCAATTAATGCAGCTTAATCGTGACCATAGCTTATTGGAAAACATCAAAAAAATGGGTTATGTCAGTTATGGTAAGCCATTGATGCTGCGTGAACCTGAGATGGTTGCAGCGTTCGTTAAGGCTTTTCCAAACGCGAGAAGTGTTGATGAAGATGGCTGCTATGCAACGGCAATGAAGTTCAAAACCCCCAGTGGAAAAATTGAATTAACATCGCAAAAAATAGAAGACATGGCACCTGGCCGAGGCGTGATTAAGCATCGAAATGTGCAACTAAAGCAAGCTGACGAGTTTTATTTTATCCAAGGTAAGGTTGCCGTACATACCAACGGCGCAACACATAATGTGCCAATGCTGGCCAACCTTATGTCTAACAACGCAGTTTGGATCCATCCAGTAACCGCTGGACGATTAAATATCCACAGTGGCGATGCCATTCAATTAATCAGCAGTGTTGGCAGTGAAGAAGGAACCGCTTTAGTGACTCCGGGCATTCGCCAAGACACGGTATTTGCATACATGGGCTTTGGCTCTAAAAACAAAGAGCTGGTAAGGGCAACAGGAAAAGGTATCCATTGTGGCAATCTGCTTCCGAATGTCATTGCGCCCATTTGTGGCATGAATTTACATACCACTGGTGTCAAGTTGGTAAAAATTTAG